One Micromonas commoda chromosome 5, complete sequence genomic window, gggcgacgagcgccgtgagaggacgcgctcacgcccgccgaggaacaagggtcgcgcccgtcggtcCTAACGAAGAAGTCtctcggacgcgccgaggttTCTGACGATACCAAACGCGCGAGCAACAGCTGTGCTCTTCACGGCTGCTTGGTTCCCCCGACTTGCCGCCCCGCGGTCAGGTcacacgcgcccgcggcgcgccgcatGACCGCCATCCCCGTCTCGCGCCTGCGCCCGCCGAACGTCTCGATCctcttcggcgtcgccgcgccacccgccgaggacgacgcgcgcgcgatcgaccgccgcgcccgcgcgtccccgccctgcctcctcgtcgagctcgcgctccgaccttcttcgtccgccgcgggagagaccgcggtcgagggcggcggcgggagggtgaccctcgcgcagcgcgcgtgcgcgccgcgctgggaGTTCCTCTTCCggctggacgcgcgcgaggcggcgacgagccgcggcgtcgtcaccgtgCTCGATCCGTCCGTCCgttcccaccgcggcggctgcgtccTCGCCAGGGTCGAACTCCCGACGCTCCCCGCGGTtcgagggggcggcgggtcaggaggaggagggcttCCCGCGACGCGAGTCGACCCGCCGGTGGCGCCCTCGACCGTCGCGtgccccgtcgcgtccccaTCTCCTTCGCGGCTTCACCTCCTTccttcccccgccgccccgctcTGGGTCGATCgagccgaggcgctcgtgcgcgaccccccgcgcgcgctcgccctctcgcgcgtcgtccagctgctcctcctcctcgacgtgtGCGTCGTGGCGCTCTTCGTGCTCTTCGCCGggaggtcgaggcggcgccggcggtcgaGGGTGGAGATGGAGGACgatctcgccgacgacgtggacgcggcgccggagacgcgcgcgaggtctcgcgcggcgagtccgacggcgatggcgacctCCCACCCCTCCCCTTCCTCCCTTTCCCTCTCCTCCTTTTCCTCCTCTTCGGAGAGGGGAACGAccgccctgcgccgcgcggaggaggaggtctttcccgacgacgatcccccgtcgccctcttTCCTACCGAccgccaccccgccgcggtggaccatcgtcgccgacgtcgacgccccgtGCGACCCacacgaacgacgcgactggtccatctccgcggtCGTCCGTACGGATTTAACGCACGGGGGAGTTCAAGAAACGGACCTGGTGACGGCGTttctcgcggcgccgcctcgcccgtgCGGCCGGGACAGAAACCTCGATCCGAgcctcgaagccgccgctTTGGACCGCGACGTGTCTttcgaagacgacgaggacgccggggtgtcgtcggcggacgacgacgaggacggcctGCTGTGCCGAGAAGCGCGAGTCGTCGTTCCGGTTCCGGTCCCGGCTGAAAAATCAAGACGCAAGTCGCCGGCGTTCCGCGTGAAGATGTGGGGTCGGTCCATgcccggcgccaccgcgcggctGCTCCTGCGCGACCtacgcgcgtgcgcgcagttcgcgggcgcgacgatgcgaACGTTCGCCCCGGGAACTTTCGAGTCGCCCGGGAACCCGAGTCTGCCTCtgtccgtcgcgccggctGTGGCTGTTCCGGGGactgcggcgtcggctccggCGGGTGTCCCTACGatgggctcggcggcggcggcggcggcgcgcggcggaggtcgacgcgggtgggccgcggcgatgcgcgagttcgcggcgccgcccgcgaccgccgccgacgccgacgcgacggatcTATTCCGCCGTGAAGGGTGGGAGGGCAGCCGGCGGGACAG contains:
- a CDS encoding predicted protein codes for the protein MTAIPVSRLRPPNVSILFGVAAPPAEDDARAIDRRARASPPCLLVELALRPSSSAAGETAVEGGGGRVTLAQRACAPRWEFLFRLDAREAATSRGVVTVLDPSVRSHRGGCVLARVELPTLPAVRGGGGSGGGGLPATRVDPPVAPSTVACPVASPSPSRLHLLPSPAAPLWVDRAEALVRDPPRALALSRVVQLLLLLDVCVVALFVLFAGRSRRRRRSRVEMEDDLADDVDAAPETRARSRAASPTAMATSHPSPSSLSLSSFSSSSERGTTALRRAEEEVFPDDDPPSPSFLPTATPPRWTIVADVDAPCDPHERRDWSISAVVRTDLTHGGVQETDLVTAFLAAPPRPCGRDRNLDPSLEAAALDRDVSFEDDEDAGVSSADDDEDGLLCREARVVVPVPVPAEKSRRKSPAFRVKMWGRSMPGATARLLLRDLRACAQFAGATMRTFAPGTFESPGNPSLPLSVAPAVAVPGTAASAPAGVPTMGSAAAAAARGGGRRGWAAAMREFAAPPATAADADATDLFRREGWEGSRRDSKGRLAKKSGAKPAGR